One window from the genome of Williamwhitmania sp. encodes:
- a CDS encoding HAMP domain-containing protein has product MRTFTLSEKLSLNFISLCLLAVSAVGFYSYHSAKSALVNRTYQQLTSLRIEKQSQIEQYFHERISDFNLACQIFHKTNNLSAQNSDLDDILQSFFQKEKSVSAFAVFSISGNDSVNVLFKTGHSSILFNNRDTKFKLIEKCVSSVSNDSTRLIDYMAFDGSWYIALLKPLLVEANTYAVMLLSPESINKIMLEDNFNRGLGYTGEAYLVGSDSLMRSQSRFIKNSFLKTVVTTKPSLLALRGSSGTIITPDYRNIMVMSSYGQIEVPGLKWGILAEIDQAEAMKQIILLRNDILLMGLSISLLILGTVLLLSHRITHPLVQLKSAIGKVGEGNFDLNLPVESEDEIGRLTQSFNTMAQKLSEQQTNLKEREARLKYFYDATQEGIILHNQDVPLEVNHSFKAMSGYTTAEIKQLKVSSLIDKIADKPGDSDSTPLPCEANLVMKDGGYLPIEIQSRTISMAGFPVEVTVVRDLSERKKAENSQKKERARQLRYVIDGQEQERQRLSRELHDGIGQQLIAAKLMLELYDPTEEHKEELVEGVKVEINRLIDDVRRISNNLTPSVLSELDLGTALQNLCKGLNQSQPGRVVHHVANIPDKLNKRQKNYIFRIVQEALTNAIKHSEATLIELTASVENDILNVHITDNGKGFDPTHICHPGNGIINIRERAELLGGHFYIHSLPGKGVDIYVNIPILPVKE; this is encoded by the coding sequence ATGCGAACATTCACCCTCAGCGAAAAGCTATCGCTCAACTTCATCTCGCTATGCCTTCTGGCAGTGTCGGCAGTTGGGTTTTACTCCTACCATAGCGCCAAAAGTGCACTAGTAAACAGAACCTATCAGCAGCTCACGTCCCTACGTATTGAGAAACAAAGCCAAATTGAACAATACTTTCACGAACGTATCAGCGACTTCAACCTTGCATGTCAAATTTTTCACAAAACAAATAATCTTAGTGCCCAGAACTCAGACCTGGACGACATTCTTCAATCATTTTTCCAAAAGGAGAAAAGTGTTAGTGCGTTCGCTGTGTTCAGCATTTCCGGAAATGATTCTGTAAACGTTCTGTTTAAAACAGGTCATTCAAGTATTTTGTTCAACAACCGCGACACAAAGTTTAAGCTCATCGAAAAATGTGTTTCATCTGTTAGTAACGATTCCACTCGACTAATCGACTACATGGCCTTCGATGGGAGTTGGTATATCGCTCTGCTAAAGCCACTTTTGGTGGAAGCAAATACCTACGCAGTGATGTTGCTCAGTCCTGAGAGTATCAATAAAATAATGTTGGAAGATAACTTCAATCGTGGTCTGGGTTACACGGGAGAAGCATATTTGGTGGGCAGTGATTCGCTGATGCGCTCACAATCGCGATTTATCAAAAACAGCTTTTTGAAAACGGTGGTAACCACCAAACCTTCACTACTTGCCCTTAGAGGCAGCAGTGGAACAATTATTACCCCCGACTATCGAAATATAATGGTAATGAGCTCCTACGGCCAAATTGAAGTTCCCGGTTTAAAGTGGGGTATTCTGGCTGAAATTGATCAAGCGGAAGCGATGAAGCAAATCATTCTGCTGCGCAACGACATCCTCCTCATGGGATTATCGATTTCTTTACTCATTCTAGGAACAGTGCTCCTGCTGTCTCACCGTATAACCCATCCGCTTGTTCAGTTAAAAAGTGCAATAGGTAAGGTGGGCGAAGGAAACTTCGATCTCAATCTGCCGGTGGAATCGGAGGATGAAATCGGACGACTTACGCAATCGTTTAACACCATGGCTCAGAAACTCTCCGAACAGCAGACAAATCTTAAGGAGAGAGAGGCCCGGCTAAAATATTTCTACGATGCCACACAGGAGGGTATTATTCTTCACAACCAAGATGTTCCACTTGAAGTAAACCATAGCTTCAAGGCTATGTCGGGTTACACAACTGCCGAAATTAAGCAGTTGAAAGTCTCCTCTTTAATTGACAAAATAGCCGACAAGCCTGGCGACAGCGACTCTACTCCGCTTCCATGTGAGGCTAACTTGGTAATGAAGGATGGTGGCTACCTTCCCATTGAAATTCAAAGCAGAACTATTAGCATGGCAGGTTTTCCTGTAGAGGTAACGGTGGTTCGCGATCTTTCGGAACGAAAAAAAGCTGAGAATTCGCAAAAGAAGGAGCGCGCACGACAGCTTCGCTACGTAATCGATGGACAGGAGCAGGAACGGCAGCGCCTCTCACGTGAGCTCCACGATGGAATAGGACAGCAGCTCATTGCAGCCAAGCTCATGCTGGAACTGTATGATCCAACGGAAGAACATAAGGAGGAGCTGGTGGAAGGGGTGAAGGTCGAAATCAATCGGCTGATTGATGATGTTAGACGCATATCCAACAACCTAACACCCAGCGTTCTATCCGAACTAGACCTAGGCACTGCATTGCAAAATCTTTGCAAAGGGCTTAACCAGAGCCAGCCAGGAAGAGTGGTTCACCATGTTGCCAACATTCCAGACAAGCTGAACAAAAGACAAAAAAATTACATTTTCAGAATCGTTCAGGAGGCCCTGACCAATGCAATAAAGCACTCTGAGGCCACATTGATTGAGCTCACGGCCTCGGTTGAAAACGATATTTTGAATGTGCATATTACCGACAATGGCAAAGGATTTGACCCTACCCATATTTGCCATCCCGGTAACGGCATTATCAATATTCGTGAACGAG
- the mdh gene encoding malate dehydrogenase gives MKITVIGAGNVGATCANVLAQKELANQVVLLDIAEGVAEGKSLDIWQTSSVTNFDSRIIGVTNDYLATKGSSVVVITSGVPRKPGMSRGDLISTNAKIVKDVTEKVVKYSPTAIIVVVSNPLDVMTYVAYLSAHKKPCEVFGMAGILDSARYKAFIADALDVSPRDVSALLLGGHGNSMVPLVRYTSVGGIPVTQLLDKSVLDKIVDRTRNGGGELVKLMGTSAWYAPGAAAAMMVEAIVRDQRRILPVCAYLNGQYGLSDIYMGVPVKLGKRGIIDIIEIDLNDEERGMLNDSAKEVTDLMKELDSMKLF, from the coding sequence ATGAAAATTACTGTTATTGGAGCAGGCAACGTTGGAGCCACATGTGCTAACGTACTTGCGCAAAAAGAACTAGCCAACCAAGTTGTTCTGCTCGACATTGCGGAGGGGGTTGCCGAGGGTAAATCGCTCGATATTTGGCAAACATCTTCGGTAACCAACTTTGATTCCCGAATTATTGGTGTTACCAACGACTATTTGGCAACTAAGGGTTCCAGCGTGGTGGTTATCACTTCCGGGGTTCCCCGTAAGCCTGGAATGTCGAGGGGCGATCTTATCTCAACTAATGCTAAAATTGTTAAGGATGTTACCGAAAAGGTGGTGAAGTATTCCCCAACAGCAATTATTGTTGTGGTGTCGAATCCACTCGATGTAATGACCTACGTGGCCTACCTCTCGGCGCACAAAAAGCCTTGTGAAGTATTTGGTATGGCTGGCATTCTTGACTCGGCTCGCTATAAAGCTTTTATTGCCGACGCATTGGACGTGTCACCTCGCGATGTGAGTGCATTGCTACTCGGTGGACATGGAAACAGCATGGTGCCGCTGGTACGTTACACCTCGGTAGGTGGTATTCCGGTTACCCAGCTGCTCGACAAATCGGTTTTGGATAAAATTGTTGATCGGACTCGAAATGGAGGAGGTGAGCTGGTTAAGTTAATGGGGACATCGGCTTGGTATGCTCCTGGTGCAGCGGCTGCCATGATGGTTGAGGCAATTGTGCGTGACCAACGCCGCATTTTGCCTGTATGTGCATACCTCAATGGCCAGTACGGTCTCTCCGATATTTACATGGGGGTTCCCGTAAAGCTTGGTAAGCGCGGTATTATCGATATAATTGAAATCGACCTCAACGATGAGGAGCGCGGCATGTTAAATGACTCTGCCAAGGAGGTTACTGACCTGATGAAAGAGTTAGATTCCATGAAACTATTCTAG
- the mdh gene encoding malate dehydrogenase, with product MKVTVVGAGNVGATCAHEIARKELARELVLVDVKEGLTLGKALDMWQTSSVQGFNTRITGVTTDFSKTANSEVVVITSGIPRRPGMSRDDLIDINARIVKEVTEGIVAYSPNAKIIVVTNPLDVMTYATFLAAKIPSNRVFGMAGILDAARYKAFLAQALNISPQSIHAILMGGHGDSMVPLPRYTTVSGIPITELIDPETLNKIIDRTRKGGGELVELMGTSAWYAPGAAVSQMVEAIVRDQRRVFPVCASLNGEYGLKDLHIGVPVVLGKNGVERIIELNLNEGEMELLHKSALDVKKIMKVLDNLNIFEERYGSDIL from the coding sequence ATGAAAGTTACAGTAGTTGGCGCAGGGAACGTTGGAGCCACATGTGCACATGAAATTGCGCGTAAGGAACTTGCTAGGGAATTGGTTCTAGTTGATGTAAAGGAAGGTCTCACACTGGGCAAGGCGTTGGATATGTGGCAAACTTCTTCGGTTCAGGGATTTAACACCCGAATAACTGGGGTGACAACCGACTTTTCCAAAACGGCAAACTCGGAGGTAGTGGTTATTACCTCGGGTATTCCTCGTCGGCCGGGCATGAGTCGCGACGATTTAATCGACATTAACGCTCGTATAGTTAAGGAGGTTACCGAGGGTATTGTAGCCTACTCTCCCAATGCTAAAATTATTGTAGTTACTAACCCTCTGGACGTAATGACCTACGCGACATTTTTAGCCGCTAAAATTCCATCGAACAGGGTGTTTGGAATGGCTGGCATTCTTGATGCAGCTCGTTATAAAGCCTTTCTCGCTCAGGCGTTGAACATTTCTCCTCAAAGCATCCATGCAATTCTCATGGGTGGTCATGGCGACAGCATGGTGCCGCTGCCACGCTATACCACCGTTTCGGGAATTCCCATTACCGAGCTAATCGATCCTGAAACGCTGAACAAAATTATTGACCGCACCCGTAAGGGAGGAGGAGAGCTGGTCGAGCTCATGGGAACTTCAGCCTGGTATGCTCCAGGAGCTGCCGTATCGCAGATGGTGGAAGCTATTGTGCGCGATCAACGCAGAGTATTTCCGGTATGTGCCTCTCTTAATGGCGAGTATGGTCTCAAGGATTTACACATTGGCGTTCCAGTGGTACTTGGGAAGAATGGTGTGGAGCGCATAATTGAGCTTAACCTTAACGAAGGCGAGATGGAGCTGCTCCACAAGAGTGCCCTCGACGTCAAAAAAATAATGAAGGTGCTTGATAACCTAAACATTTTTGAGGAGCGCTACGGATCTGATATTTTATAG